Proteins from a single region of Scytonema millei VB511283:
- a CDS encoding endonuclease dU: MMRHSCADAKVHAYPPFFFQVCGEDPDVIATVVQRLSDRGHVPEALRLAHLIGAEVVKGESGSSALRLCIYSTRSRFASMRDTIIRSPT, encoded by the coding sequence ATGATGCGCCATTCGTGCGCCGACGCAAAAGTTCACGCATATCCGCCATTCTTCTTTCAAGTTTGCGGCGAAGATCCAGATGTTATCGCCACCGTAGTACAAAGATTAAGCGATCGCGGTCACGTACCAGAAGCCCTAAGATTAGCACATCTAATTGGTGCAGAAGTCGTCAAAGGTGAAAGCGGAAGTTCGGCTTTGCGCCTTTGCATCTACTCTACGAGAAGCCGCTTCGCGTCTATGCGCGACACTATCATTCGATCGCCAACTTAA
- a CDS encoding tyrosine-type recombinase/integrase produces the protein MKASKGSVVVESFKDRLRLRWRVAGKRYCLSLGLPDTQESRMLAELKARQIELDAISGNFDATLTKYKPQSLTEKPVNEAQLLTCAELFQQFMEYKAQSLHPRSLDRYKTTLKYLHQFYYREGEKRKLIAEQNAIAILQTHAEQFNAWLQSKNAERARKERLILLSACWSWGMTKGFVEINPWRDLQRQVESAPKQSLKPFTQEEVKAILAAFKTHPQYRHYADFVEFLFLTGMRTTEAIALRWMHITSDMSSMWIGESISRGVPQTNKVRSIPLNDRIRLLLQARKPENSLLEDLIFPSPEGLPIDDRNFRNRAWVKMLELAGVEYRKPSNTRHTFICTCLSAGINPAVVAQITGCDLQSLNRDYAEYIPSVLMLPDVFGNW, from the coding sequence ATGAAGGCAAGTAAAGGTTCGGTTGTTGTAGAAAGCTTTAAGGATAGGTTGAGACTGCGTTGGCGAGTTGCGGGGAAGCGGTATTGTTTATCTTTAGGATTGCCAGATACTCAAGAAAGTCGGATGTTGGCAGAGTTGAAGGCGCGTCAGATTGAGTTGGATGCAATTTCTGGAAATTTTGACGCAACTCTGACGAAATACAAACCCCAAAGCTTAACTGAAAAACCAGTCAATGAGGCGCAACTTCTCACTTGTGCCGAACTATTCCAACAGTTTATGGAATACAAAGCTCAGTCTTTACATCCCAGAAGTTTAGATCGCTACAAGACAACTCTGAAATACCTGCACCAGTTTTATTATCGGGAAGGTGAGAAGAGGAAGTTAATAGCCGAACAAAATGCGATCGCAATCTTACAGACTCATGCAGAACAATTCAATGCTTGGCTTCAGAGTAAGAACGCCGAACGCGCCAGGAAAGAACGGCTGATTTTACTCAGTGCTTGCTGGAGTTGGGGAATGACGAAAGGTTTTGTAGAAATCAACCCCTGGAGAGATCTACAAAGACAGGTAGAATCAGCACCCAAACAATCACTCAAGCCATTTACACAAGAGGAAGTTAAAGCGATTTTAGCTGCTTTCAAAACTCACCCTCAATACAGACACTATGCCGATTTTGTCGAATTTTTATTCTTGACTGGGATGCGAACTACTGAGGCGATCGCTTTACGTTGGATGCATATTACCTCCGACATGTCAAGTATGTGGATTGGAGAATCTATTAGTCGGGGTGTCCCTCAGACAAATAAAGTTCGCTCTATTCCCTTAAATGACAGAATTAGATTATTGCTCCAAGCTAGAAAGCCTGAAAATTCTTTACTAGAAGATCTGATATTCCCTAGTCCTGAAGGATTGCCAATTGACGATCGCAATTTTCGCAATCGTGCTTGGGTGAAAATGTTAGAGTTGGCTGGTGTGGAATATCGCAAACCTTCCAATACAAGACACACGTTTATTTGTACGTGTTTGAGTGCGGGTATAAATCCGGCTGTGGTGGCTCAAATTACTGGTTGCGATCTGCAATCCTTGAATCGCGATTATGCTGAATATATTCCGTCTGTGTTAATGTTGCCAGATGTGTTTGGTAATTGGTAA
- a CDS encoding tyrosine-type recombinase/integrase has protein sequence MSQLSRLTSPKSSFNIQTQEDILGNLLANKRSENTRRAYAKDLKDFFVTMAGVEPDRNLIAEFLQLSRFNATALVLKYKAVLIDRNLSEATINRRLAAIKSLVNYARQIGMCDYSLDDIAGEKVKAYRDTSGVSLEAYRQVLDIVDRNTLKGKRDYAILRLLWDNALRRGELVKANVSDFDSEARSLTIYGKGRGTQAETISLSESTVAALQDWLCERGKAKRNEPLFIALDRASYGHRLTGTAIYKIVQAMAETAGLKKRLSPHRVRHSGITAALDATGGNVRMVQKLSRHARLDTLMVYDDNRQNHQAEVTGLLAAMVEGES, from the coding sequence ATGAGCCAATTAAGTCGGCTGACATCCCCTAAATCGAGTTTCAACATCCAAACCCAAGAAGACATTTTGGGAAATTTATTAGCGAATAAGCGTAGCGAAAATACTCGACGCGCCTATGCTAAAGATTTAAAAGATTTTTTTGTCACGATGGCAGGAGTTGAACCAGATCGCAATTTAATTGCCGAATTTCTCCAACTTTCTCGATTTAATGCGACAGCCTTAGTACTTAAATATAAGGCAGTTCTGATCGATCGCAATTTATCGGAAGCAACAATCAACCGTCGATTAGCAGCAATAAAATCTTTAGTTAACTACGCGCGTCAAATTGGGATGTGCGACTACAGTTTGGATGACATTGCGGGAGAGAAAGTCAAGGCTTATCGCGATACAAGTGGAGTGAGTTTAGAAGCATATCGTCAGGTACTAGATATTGTCGATCGCAACACGCTTAAAGGTAAACGCGATTATGCCATATTACGATTGCTGTGGGATAACGCCTTGAGACGCGGAGAATTAGTTAAAGCGAATGTAAGTGACTTCGATTCAGAGGCGCGATCGCTAACTATATATGGTAAAGGTCGAGGCACTCAAGCTGAGACAATTAGTTTATCTGAGTCTACAGTAGCAGCATTGCAAGATTGGTTGTGCGAGCGCGGTAAAGCTAAGCGTAACGAACCATTATTTATCGCACTCGATCGCGCTAGTTACGGTCATCGTCTCACTGGTACTGCTATATATAAGATCGTACAGGCAATGGCAGAAACAGCAGGATTGAAAAAACGCCTCAGTCCCCACAGAGTCAGACATTCTGGAATTACAGCTGCTTTGGATGCAACAGGTGGAAACGTTCGCATGGTACAGAAATTGTCTCGTCATGCCAGATTAGATACATTAATGGTTTACGACGACAATCGCCAAAATCACCAAGCCGAAGTCACGGGATTATTAGCAGCAATGGTTGAAGGAGAATCGTAG
- a CDS encoding Uma2 family endonuclease, with translation MTVTTYKWTIERYHRAIEAGIFDDQPIELLRGDLIVMPPEREPHAYYNTEAADYLRTLLGERAKIRDAKPVTLPNNSEPAPDIAIVKPLGEVYLEHHPYPEDIFWIIEFSNATLNKDLGEKKDIYAEAGIIEYWVVNLKYKQLQVFRDLEKGQYKTELTLTTGTITPLAFPDVSVQVERLIGMSY, from the coding sequence ATGACTGTAACTACCTATAAATGGACAATTGAACGATATCACCGAGCAATAGAGGCAGGCATTTTTGACGACCAGCCTATAGAACTATTGCGTGGCGACCTGATTGTGATGCCCCCAGAACGAGAACCCCACGCCTACTACAACACAGAAGCTGCCGATTATCTCCGCACTCTACTTGGCGAACGGGCAAAAATCCGCGATGCTAAACCTGTAACTCTGCCTAATAATTCCGAACCTGCCCCCGATATTGCTATTGTCAAACCTTTAGGTGAAGTTTACCTAGAACACCATCCTTATCCTGAAGATATTTTCTGGATTATCGAATTCTCTAATGCCACCTTAAATAAAGATTTAGGTGAAAAAAAAGATATCTACGCAGAAGCAGGCATTATTGAATATTGGGTTGTTAACCTCAAATATAAACAGTTACAAGTATTTCGCGACCTTGAAAAGGGACAATACAAAACCGAACTCACACTAACTACAGGTACTATTACCCCTCTAGCCTTTCCTGATGTATCCGTTCAAGTTGAGCGCCTCATAGGTATGAGCTATTAA
- a CDS encoding caspase, EACC1-associated type translates to MSKKVALLIGVSEYGEGIPLLKAPPNDVVAIQRVLQNPQMGGFDEVTPLINPEPVAMQQAIQRLFRNANKEDLVLLFFSGHGITDDENNLFLATRITAKDNFEATAVSANFIQKLSKNSYAKRQVIILDCCYSGAFAEGWQAKSVGLDLKRELGAEGRVVLTSATATQTSFEQEGAELSLYTQYLVEGIETGAADKDGDGKIHARELHDYAKTKVQEVKPKMQPGIILDKEGFNILLSLAPVNDPELEFRQLVEQYVYLGEISNYRREFLNLEQEKRGILDEKAEEIINSVLEPFRRRQANLARYEEAFRQEVERQYPLDRGMENDLRDWQQFVLGLEDEYVAEIQQRVISEVEKKQNLTETKLEAASSQATTPSNKSTSQPLHVFEFDVVTVADIQQSGWLGLGGKRAQVKSDRSQAQFFKENFGNGITLAMVAIPGGKFIMGSPTGEGFDKERPQHEVTVQPFFMGKFQVTQVQWKTVANLPRVNRDLKPNPSYFKGNDRPVETVSWYDAVEFCDRLSRHTNKQYRLPSEAEWEYACRAGTTTPFHFGETITTDLVNYDGNYTYGDAPKGEYRQQTTPVGSFSPNAFGLYDMHGNVWEWCADTWHENYSGAPTDGSAWVEKNDNKNKSQVLRGGSWISYPGGCRSAYRGRGRPDVDSNAFGFRVACGAARTQ, encoded by the coding sequence GTGTCTAAGAAGGTTGCACTACTGATTGGTGTCAGCGAGTACGGGGAGGGAATCCCTCTACTTAAAGCACCTCCTAATGATGTAGTTGCTATACAACGGGTATTGCAGAATCCCCAGATGGGAGGTTTTGACGAAGTTACGCCGCTGATTAACCCAGAACCAGTAGCGATGCAGCAAGCGATTCAAAGGCTGTTTAGGAATGCTAATAAAGAAGACCTAGTTCTACTATTTTTCTCCGGTCATGGCATCACTGATGACGAAAATAACCTTTTCTTAGCAACTCGTATTACCGCTAAGGATAACTTTGAAGCAACTGCGGTATCAGCTAATTTTATTCAAAAGTTATCGAAGAATAGCTACGCCAAGCGACAAGTAATCATTTTGGATTGTTGCTATAGCGGTGCTTTTGCTGAAGGTTGGCAAGCTAAAAGCGTGGGACTCGATCTCAAGAGAGAATTAGGCGCGGAGGGGAGAGTTGTTTTAACTTCTGCTACTGCTACTCAAACTTCATTTGAACAGGAAGGAGCAGAGCTTTCACTTTACACGCAGTATTTGGTTGAGGGAATCGAAACCGGAGCAGCAGACAAAGATGGCGATGGCAAAATTCATGCTCGAGAATTGCACGATTACGCCAAAACTAAAGTGCAGGAAGTGAAGCCAAAAATGCAGCCAGGAATTATTTTGGATAAGGAAGGCTTCAACATCCTTTTGAGCCTAGCTCCAGTCAACGACCCAGAATTGGAGTTCCGTCAACTTGTAGAGCAGTATGTTTATCTTGGTGAAATTTCTAACTACCGTCGTGAATTTCTTAATCTAGAGCAGGAAAAGCGCGGGATTTTAGATGAAAAAGCTGAGGAAATTATTAATAGTGTTCTAGAGCCTTTTCGCAGACGGCAGGCAAACTTGGCTCGTTACGAAGAAGCCTTTCGTCAGGAAGTTGAGCGTCAATACCCTTTAGATCGGGGAATGGAGAATGATTTAAGGGATTGGCAACAGTTTGTTCTGGGTTTAGAAGATGAATATGTCGCAGAGATTCAGCAACGAGTTATCTCTGAGGTGGAAAAGAAACAAAATTTAACCGAAACAAAATTAGAAGCAGCCAGTTCGCAAGCTACAACACCTTCAAACAAATCAACATCTCAACCCTTGCATGTGTTCGAGTTCGATGTGGTGACTGTGGCAGATATTCAGCAGAGTGGGTGGTTAGGGTTAGGTGGTAAACGCGCTCAAGTCAAAAGCGATCGCAGTCAAGCACAATTTTTCAAAGAAAACTTCGGTAATGGTATCACTCTAGCAATGGTTGCCATCCCTGGGGGCAAATTTATCATGGGTTCGCCAACAGGGGAAGGATTTGACAAAGAAAGACCTCAGCATGAAGTCACCGTTCAACCCTTCTTCATGGGCAAGTTTCAAGTCACTCAGGTGCAATGGAAAACAGTAGCTAATCTACCTAGAGTCAACCGCGATCTTAAGCCCAATCCATCCTATTTTAAGGGGAATGATCGCCCTGTAGAAACAGTGTCTTGGTATGATGCAGTGGAGTTTTGCGATCGCCTCTCCAGACACACAAACAAGCAATATCGACTCCCCTCTGAAGCTGAGTGGGAATATGCTTGTCGTGCTGGAACGACTACACCCTTTCATTTTGGCGAGACGATTACAACTGATTTGGTGAATTACGACGGCAACTATACTTACGGTGATGCTCCCAAGGGAGAATATCGACAGCAAACCACCCCAGTAGGAAGTTTTTCACCTAACGCCTTTGGCTTATACGATATGCATGGCAATGTCTGGGAATGGTGTGCAGATACTTGGCATGAGAACTACTCTGGTGCGCCTACAGATGGTAGTGCATGGGTAGAAAAGAATGATAATAAGAATAAATCCCAAGTGCTGCGTGGTGGTTCGTGGATCTCCTATCCTGGAGGCTGCCGTTCTGCTTATCGCGGCAGGGGCCGCCCCGACGTCGACAGCAACGCCTTCGGTTTTCGGGTGGCGTGCGGCGCGGCGAGGACTCAATAG
- a CDS encoding Uma2 family endonuclease, with translation MTAVVVNLKPLLDLTDEAFYQLCRVNPEVKFERTARGELIIMPPTGGETGDRNRRITQRLGNWTDEGNTGLAFDSSTCFKLPNGADRSPDAAWVRLERWEALTLEQQQKFPPLAPDFVVELRSATDDLAPLQAKMQEYMENGVRLGWLINPQDLQVEIYRLGQPVEVLQDPQSLSGEDVLPGFVLDLTRILS, from the coding sequence ATGACTGCGGTAGTTGTGAATCTCAAACCATTGCTAGATCTAACTGACGAAGCATTCTACCAACTTTGTCGAGTAAATCCAGAAGTGAAGTTTGAGCGCACGGCAAGGGGAGAGTTAATCATTATGCCACCAACGGGAGGAGAAACAGGCGATCGCAACCGTCGAATTACACAACGCTTAGGAAATTGGACGGATGAAGGCAATACAGGACTTGCTTTTGACTCCTCAACTTGTTTTAAATTGCCTAACGGTGCAGATCGTTCTCCTGATGCTGCTTGGGTAAGGTTGGAACGCTGGGAAGCTTTAACACTGGAACAACAGCAGAAATTTCCGCCCCTAGCTCCAGACTTTGTTGTAGAATTGCGTTCTGCTACTGACGATTTAGCACCTCTGCAAGCCAAGATGCAGGAATATATGGAAAATGGCGTTCGTCTGGGTTGGCTGATTAATCCCCAAGATCTGCAAGTGGAAATTTATCGTTTAGGACAACCTGTGGAGGTGTTACAAGATCCTCAAAGTTTGTCGGGAGAAGATGTATTACCTGGGTTTGTCTTGGATTTGACTCGGATTCTGAGCTAG
- a CDS encoding Uma2 family endonuclease has translation MATPDLYRNLPTSDELSDSDDIPVDNEDQNFIPNALLFLLQWIWQARNDWFFGVDMAIYHTTGANPRVPVVPDAFLSLGVERRKQGKSRKSYVVWEENGIVPILAIEIVSQTPGAEYDEKAEIYAKLGVLYYVIYNPDFWQRDRHQPFEVYRLVNGSYQLQLGEPFWMPEIGLGIGRVRRMVSGIELELLSWYNQQGSRYLSLEERAERAERLAARLRELGEDPEQL, from the coding sequence ATGGCTACTCCCGATCTCTATCGCAACCTACCTACCAGCGACGAGTTATCCGACTCTGACGATATTCCTGTGGATAATGAAGACCAAAATTTTATTCCCAATGCCTTACTCTTTTTACTGCAATGGATTTGGCAGGCTCGTAACGATTGGTTCTTTGGGGTTGATATGGCAATCTATCATACTACGGGAGCTAATCCCAGAGTACCCGTCGTACCAGATGCTTTCTTAAGTTTGGGGGTGGAACGACGCAAGCAAGGAAAATCTCGGAAAAGCTATGTCGTTTGGGAAGAAAATGGAATTGTACCAATTTTAGCGATTGAAATTGTTTCTCAAACTCCCGGTGCAGAGTATGATGAAAAGGCTGAAATCTATGCCAAATTAGGTGTATTGTATTATGTCATTTATAACCCTGATTTTTGGCAGCGCGACAGACACCAACCTTTTGAAGTTTATCGCCTGGTTAATGGTTCCTATCAATTACAACTTGGCGAACCATTTTGGATGCCTGAAATTGGTTTGGGAATCGGTAGAGTCCGGCGAATGGTAAGTGGTATAGAACTAGAATTACTATCTTGGTATAACCAGCAAGGAAGCCGATACCTCTCTTTGGAGGAACGTGCAGAACGCGCAGAACGCCTTGCAGCGCGTCTACGGGAGTTAGGCGAAGATCCAGAACAATTGTGA
- the vapC gene encoding type II toxin-antitoxin system VapC family toxin: MLLIDTSVWVSVFRDKTGLVRQQLQSIICDRDVILTRFHQLELLQGCRDDREWRLLQSYLQTQDYVELGSESWQAAARIYFELRRQGLTVRSLIDCCIAQLALEYGLTLIHRDRDFEVISSVRPLRQIRFQLT, translated from the coding sequence ATGTTGCTGATTGATACATCTGTTTGGGTAAGCGTATTTCGAGATAAAACAGGACTCGTTCGCCAACAACTACAATCGATTATTTGCGATCGCGATGTGATTCTAACTCGTTTCCATCAATTAGAACTGTTGCAAGGATGTCGAGACGATCGCGAGTGGAGATTATTACAAAGCTATCTGCAAACCCAAGACTACGTTGAATTAGGTTCTGAATCTTGGCAAGCGGCTGCACGTATATACTTTGAATTACGCAGACAAGGATTAACCGTACGTAGTCTGATTGACTGCTGTATTGCTCAATTGGCTTTAGAGTATGGGTTAACTTTAATTCACAGGGATCGCGATTTTGAAGTTATTAGTAGCGTTCGACCGCTGCGACAAATTCGCTTTCAACTGACATAG
- a CDS encoding type II toxin-antitoxin system VapB family antitoxin has protein sequence MRINVELDDILVEEAFRLTNVRTKKELLHLALQELIRSQKKKNLLDLAGKIEFYDDYDPKALRTNRHVAD, from the coding sequence ATGAGAATTAACGTCGAGCTTGACGATATATTAGTTGAAGAAGCCTTTCGGCTTACCAACGTCCGGACAAAAAAGGAACTTTTGCATCTAGCATTGCAAGAACTAATTCGCTCTCAGAAAAAGAAAAATCTACTCGATCTAGCTGGAAAAATTGAGTTCTACGACGATTACGATCCCAAAGCACTCAGAACAAACCGCCATGTTGCTGATTGA
- a CDS encoding type II toxin-antitoxin system PemK/MazF family toxin: MVEVPQRGTFIWLNFAPQSGREQMGRRPALVVSHTAFNRKRGFAFVCPISNTKRKNPFYVAIPEGLAVTGVVMCDQLRSLDYQVRNAEFLGECPISLLEEVLLRIQPIFL, from the coding sequence GTGGTAGAAGTTCCCCAGCGAGGTACGTTCATTTGGCTGAATTTTGCACCGCAATCTGGACGCGAACAAATGGGTAGAAGACCTGCTTTAGTTGTCAGTCATACGGCTTTTAACCGCAAGCGTGGCTTTGCATTCGTTTGTCCCATCAGTAATACTAAGCGAAAAAATCCTTTTTATGTGGCAATTCCAGAAGGATTAGCTGTAACTGGAGTTGTGATGTGCGACCAATTGCGATCGCTTGATTATCAAGTCAGAAATGCAGAGTTTTTGGGAGAGTGTCCTATTTCCCTACTAGAAGAAGTTTTACTCCGAATTCAACCGATTTTCTTGTAG
- a CDS encoding AbrB/MazE/SpoVT family DNA-binding domain-containing protein, protein MRSAIGKWGNSLGLRIPKHIVEELSLQLNDEVECHVEKGRLIVEVVQKRKYTLEELLSQEMELEPEIDWGKPMGEEAW, encoded by the coding sequence ATGCGAAGTGCGATCGGTAAGTGGGGAAACTCTTTAGGGTTGAGAATACCCAAGCATATTGTTGAAGAACTATCCTTACAACTAAATGACGAAGTTGAGTGTCACGTTGAAAAAGGTAGATTAATTGTTGAAGTCGTACAAAAACGCAAATATACCTTAGAAGAGTTGCTTTCTCAAGAGATGGAACTCGAACCAGAAATTGATTGGGGTAAACCTATGGGTGAGGAAGCGTGGTAG
- a CDS encoding alpha/beta fold hydrolase — MFAEFLPQLVTQLTETTSIALAQNIQQQAIATPLSPDAIATTYVRQGSGEIPILLIHGFDSSVLEFRRLLPLLAAHHETWAVDLFGFGFTDRVAGVKMTPETIKTHLYYFWKTLIQKPVILVGASMGGAAAIDFTLTYPDAVKKLVLIDSAGVAGGSVMSKYMFPPLDRLATEFLRNPKIRHSISRAAYKNKTLASIDAQVCAALHLECSQWSQGLIAFTKSGGYSSFKNRLSQIRSPTLILWGKDDRILGTTDAYRFKRAIAQSQLIWIKDCGHVPHLEQPQITAQHILEFVDSTLPCDQ, encoded by the coding sequence ATGTTTGCCGAATTTCTACCTCAGCTTGTCACCCAACTAACTGAAACAACATCGATCGCCTTAGCTCAGAATATACAACAACAAGCGATCGCCACTCCATTATCTCCAGATGCGATCGCCACCACATACGTCAGACAAGGTAGTGGAGAAATCCCCATATTATTAATTCACGGCTTCGATAGTTCCGTATTAGAGTTTCGTCGATTATTACCACTATTAGCAGCTCATCACGAAACTTGGGCAGTAGATTTATTCGGCTTTGGATTTACTGATAGAGTTGCAGGAGTTAAGATGACTCCCGAGACGATTAAGACTCATCTATATTATTTCTGGAAAACTCTGATTCAAAAGCCTGTAATTTTAGTTGGCGCGTCGATGGGAGGCGCAGCAGCCATAGACTTCACGCTGACATATCCAGATGCGGTGAAAAAGTTAGTTCTAATCGATAGTGCAGGGGTAGCTGGTGGTTCGGTGATGAGTAAATATATGTTTCCACCACTGGATCGTTTAGCAACTGAATTCTTGCGCAATCCGAAGATTCGTCATAGTATTAGTCGTGCTGCTTATAAAAATAAAACTCTTGCTTCCATTGACGCTCAAGTTTGTGCCGCGCTGCATTTAGAATGCTCTCAGTGGAGTCAGGGGTTAATTGCTTTTACTAAAAGTGGCGGGTATAGTTCCTTTAAAAACAGACTTAGCCAAATTCGATCGCCAACATTAATATTGTGGGGGAAAGACGATCGCATCTTGGGTACTACCGATGCTTATAGATTTAAACGCGCGATCGCCCAAAGTCAACTGATTTGGATTAAGGATTGCGGACACGTCCCTCACCTAGAACAGCCACAAATTACAGCACAACACATTCTAGAATTTGTCGATTCTACTCTACCGTGTGACCAGTAG
- a CDS encoding heavy-metal-associated domain-containing protein translates to MSLQLKVPSIVCEGCAETITKAVKSVNADAQVDVDISAKTVKVEGAQSEESIKQAITATGHTVE, encoded by the coding sequence ATGTCACTACAACTGAAGGTTCCTAGTATTGTTTGCGAAGGCTGTGCGGAAACTATTACTAAGGCGGTTAAATCCGTAAATGCAGATGCTCAAGTTGATGTGGATATTTCAGCTAAGACTGTTAAAGTGGAAGGCGCACAGTCTGAAGAGTCTATCAAACAAGCTATTACGGCTACTGGTCACACGGTAGAGTAG
- a CDS encoding GNAT family N-acetyltransferase, which yields MELLIREVQVDDAEAIVSILNPIIQAGIYTAFDTPFTVEAEREYILNFPQRGVFHVAICDGREANRLRHRDRQVVGFQSMEPFATYTHAFDHVGVLGTYVDLSYRRQGIARRLFTAMFETARLKGYEKLFTFIRADNPAALTTYLNQGFQIVGTAKTHAKIDRTYVDEIIVERFL from the coding sequence ATGGAACTATTGATTCGAGAAGTCCAAGTTGATGATGCTGAGGCTATAGTTAGTATTCTCAATCCAATTATTCAAGCTGGAATTTACACTGCGTTTGATACACCCTTTACGGTAGAGGCTGAACGAGAATATATTTTGAACTTTCCTCAGCGTGGAGTGTTTCATGTGGCAATATGCGATGGTCGCGAAGCGAACCGCCTACGGCATCGCGATCGCCAGGTGGTAGGGTTTCAAAGTATGGAACCGTTTGCTACATACACCCATGCTTTCGACCATGTAGGCGTACTGGGAACTTATGTAGATCTGTCATATCGCAGACAAGGTATTGCTAGGAGGCTATTCACAGCCATGTTTGAGACTGCGCGTTTGAAGGGATACGAGAAACTATTCACCTTTATCCGTGCAGATAATCCAGCTGCTTTGACGACATATCTCAACCAAGGTTTTCAGATTGTTGGTACAGCAAAAACACACGCCAAGATCGATCGAACGTATGTAGACGAAATTATTGTCGAACGCTTTTTGTAG
- a CDS encoding type II toxin-antitoxin system VapC family toxin, with protein sequence MSFIALTKYHPIILMDTGMIVAYYSADDKYHAQVQRFFELCTSQVVTTVACVTEAMHLLAADWRVQNEFSIHISKGIFNCEHLQNQDFSRIAELNRQYIDINPDFVDLALVAISERLDISAIATLDADFDIYRRYRKQPFDRVFRPS encoded by the coding sequence ATGAGCTTTATAGCTTTGACCAAATACCATCCCATAATTCTGATGGATACAGGGATGATAGTTGCCTACTATAGTGCCGATGATAAATATCATGCTCAAGTGCAGAGATTTTTCGAGCTTTGCACCAGTCAAGTAGTCACTACGGTTGCTTGCGTCACTGAAGCCATGCACTTGCTAGCCGCCGACTGGCGAGTACAAAATGAGTTTTCGATTCATATTAGTAAAGGAATATTCAACTGCGAACACTTACAGAACCAAGACTTTTCGCGTATTGCTGAGCTAAACAGACAATATATAGATATCAATCCAGATTTTGTAGATCTGGCTCTAGTTGCTATTTCCGAGCGGCTGGACATTAGTGCGATCGCTACCTTAGACGCAGACTTCGATATTTACAGACGCTACCGCAAGCAACCGTTCGATCGCGTATTTCGTCCCAGCTAA
- a CDS encoding 2OG-Fe(II) oxygenase, translated as MKYYHQQPSCFPSNYLNDLWGEIQACPYFTTNNLNRDFVGTKGFSVVFQRAGIAEVEQKFPYFKPYINLALRSDCNAFYLNPLLLTAGSRVDPHIDRSLRSYCKTIEPPALVSVLYVQLPPDMQGGELVLRCDKRQVGQIKPQVNTLVYFQGNLTHSVNPVQTPGKRLSLVCEQYSLSESELREIPKFTVESRVNQFSKRKK; from the coding sequence ATGAAATACTACCACCAACAACCATCGTGCTTCCCCAGCAACTACCTCAACGACTTATGGGGAGAAATTCAAGCGTGTCCCTACTTTACTACCAACAACCTCAACCGTGACTTCGTAGGAACCAAAGGATTTTCTGTAGTATTTCAGCGTGCTGGAATAGCAGAAGTAGAACAAAAATTTCCCTACTTTAAACCATATATTAATTTAGCTCTGCGATCGGATTGTAATGCTTTTTACCTCAATCCCTTACTCCTCACCGCAGGCTCCCGCGTCGATCCCCATATCGATCGCTCCCTACGTTCCTATTGTAAAACCATCGAACCACCCGCTTTGGTCAGCGTCCTCTACGTGCAGCTACCACCAGATATGCAAGGGGGAGAATTAGTATTGCGCTGCGACAAACGCCAAGTCGGACAGATTAAACCACAAGTCAATACCTTAGTTTACTTTCAAGGCAATTTAACCCATTCCGTCAATCCCGTGCAAACACCAGGAAAGCGCCTCAGCTTAGTATGCGAGCAGTATAGTTTGAGCGAGTCCGAACTGCGAGAAATTCCAAAGTTTACTGTCGAGTCAAGAGTGAATCAGTTCTCAAAGAGAAAAAAGTAG